The genomic stretch AAGCTATGTATTGATCGTCAGAGATGGTAGACATTagaccacaccaccggggtctacatCCCCCAACCTTTtggaacagtggtgtgggttcttttatgtcCCACAAAAACCAGAGaagtgtaagtgctgtgagatGCGACCTAtggtttttcatccttatctGGGAAGACTAAAAACTCTAATCGTTTGCAGAAGCAATTACAAAGGCAACactttcttttcacttttaaagaccctgagtgctGGTCTggccagggtttgaacccgcaACTGCCCACTCAGTAGACCGgcactctcccaactgagctaaccaggagGTGGTTAAAGTAGGTACCATGGTAACTAACTGAAAGGCACATATGAACCTGGTACCTCATCACCGACTGCTTCTAACAAGTTTCTCTGTTGTTCAATGACTAGCGGCACCAGTACCCTATATATACACACAGGTAGAGAAAGACAATGTGGAGGAAAGTTTTTTgtcttgtctaaggaaacaatgcaACAACAAGATTTAAACACCAGTTGTCAGATCTTAAGTTCAGGGTATTAACCGCTCAGCCACCATGCTACCAACAGCTGTCTACAGCCTGCTGGATTTGAGAAACTCAAATGTCTCAGATTGTTCCATGGATAAATAGCTACAAAATGAGCTATAGTTAAGGGGTATATACCCATTATACGTTTAATCGTCTAAGGTTCTGctcttgaaattttaaatgccgTCACCTCAAACACATTACTCCCTTTAAGATATTATCTAAACACAAAAGACAAACACCTTAAACCCTTAAGTGGTGTATTACACTTTAAGAGTAGGTTGTTTTTGTCAATTCTGTTTTGACTGTCTCTGAAAGTTCAGTAGGGAAAGGATTAGCAGAAACAAGCAGCATCCAAGGTGCAGATACATGTAACAGaatgataaagaaaaataataaagaaaaaaggctGATGCAAAGCGCAGAGGGAGGAAGCTGTTATTTGCATACACCAATAAACAAGATTAAAAACCTGCAATAGAAAACAACATCCTGAGTTGACAAGCTTAGCTTCATGGATTCAAAGAGTTCAATCAAGGGAAGATAAAAGTACTGTATACCTTGAGAAGCTTCTTATGAGGGACAGGGTTGCCTTCATCTGCATCAGTTTTGAGAAGTTCTTTGACCAAACGGGAGATCGATTTTGCCAGCTTCTCATCTCCTTCTTCCACTAGATGCAAGTGATCCGTGAAGTAAAGCGATTCATCCAGCTTCCCGCCCTTTCGAGTCCATCCTGTACCGGGTGCCAGAAAATAAACATACTCATCACGTAGCTCTTCAGAATAGCTAATATACTCAAACAGCTCGTCGTTGAGCTCATCAATGTTATCCCGCCTTATGGTAGGATATAAGTCCCTGGGAAGAATTCCACAGACAACGATGCTGACATTTGGCTTTTTCTTGCGAATATAATCAACTATAGCCAATATTCCCTGAGCTATTTCCCCTGTGTTATTCTTGTCCAAATTGTTTGTACCACATAGGACAACAACTACTTTAGGATCGCACTCCATCTCTCCATTCTGAAGTCGCCACAAAACATGCTGTGTTCTGTCGCCACCAATGCCAAGGTTGAGTGACTTAAGAGGCTGAAAATACTTCTTCCAAATTCTGGGATAACGACTAAGACCCTTGATAATGGAATCTCCAGTTAAGACGACATCTATGTCTGGCGTTTTTGTAAGTGCAACATTCTGTTTATGTTCAGCATCCCAACCTGGCTTGTCCCTTTCAGCTGGTCGTGCAGCGGAGGATAGCAGTCGCGATCGCCATTTTGGTTGAAGAAACTTGCTTCTAGTTTTCTCATCAGCatctttctccttttttacTCTCATCAGTGATGGGGAATCAGacttttcatctttatcctCAGCATTTCTGCGcgattctttctttctctttgatTGCTtctcatcctcatcatcactGTCATCACTGTCTGAGTGATCAGAGTTTCGCCGTGACTTCTTGTAGTCTCTTTTAGGACTGTCCTGAGGTGTCTAGAATAAACACAtgttaataaaaattaactttaacaaactaatattacaataattacaGGTGGAATAAAATCATCGAGCTGAGTGTATTCCtgagtacagtcgaacctcttgGTGCGGACGCCTctctattacagacagtttttaATGTCCcaacaaaattttatacagtttctttaaaaaaaaccctctaTAATACAAACTCTCTCTAACACAGACATTGGACACTAAATCTCGGTcccagagagtaaattcatcTAAACTTAACCTCTTCACTTCGGACACTGCAGTGATCAGGTGAATCCAGAACCCCAATCACGTGAATCTGCACAGGGTGAATCCCGTCTAGTCTGGCTGGCGAGCTATGCAAGGTGATAATTATAAAGCCCAGTCACTGTATACCAAACATCGATTTGCAAAAGGTGTACAGAGGAACATAACTGACTGTTGAAGGCTTCAATAACTACAGATAGCATAAAGATCTTTTCTATAACATTTTGTACTCTGATAGTTGCTGTTTACTGTACTTGCAAAATGGTGAAAGACTCTTTTAGTATTGTGCTTTACGTTACCACTTTTTACATGCAGCATTGCGTTGTAGCTCATTTCCTTTTAAACAGTAATTTGTCTGTAGCTGAGATGTCCGATGTTGTATGCTACTGAAAGATGGtgtctttgtactgtgaattaataaCTTTAAATGCAGTTGAAAGACGAGTGTGAGCCTGGTTTAAGCTACTGAAAACTTAAAACTGTAACTGGAGTCATCATAGTGACCTCTATTAAACAAACACCTCTCTAATACAGAAACTTctctctgtccctttggtgttcattttagagaggttcgactgtatgtcGTCAGTCCATTGTTTGTCCAAAATATTGGTAAGGTGCCAGTAACTGCTTCACTTCAGAAGCACAAGCTTTCAACAGCAAGTCATCTGAGTGTATAACATACCCAGCAATGAGGTCAGGAATCACATTGGTGAACACCATTTACACCATCTGATCACAtcacagtgtgcaaagaaagttgcgTCCATAGCAACAGGactggtggattttgctatgGGGTTAGCGAATTCTGCCCTTAACTTGCCGGACGGGAAAGTGAATTCCTTAACGAAATTCACCTTAAAGAAGGATGGTAATCAATCCTGCTGTTCCAGAATTTTATTTTGGGGGTAACTTAAATGACTCTCGGGCTAGGACATGCTAGCTAGAGCTTGCCCAAATGgaaagctgtaaaactgactttctttgcaccctgcatcAACATATAATATCACAAATACAAGTTCAACCATACTAACATTATCAACAAGAGTGAGATTTTTACCAACAATCTATACTTAATGAAATTCCTTATGATTTAATTGTATAATTATCTAAACAATGCGGAGCAGACAATCAAACAAAATTCTGACTATTAAACTACCACCATTCACAGACGTAACAAAAACATGCACTGGGTATGCTTACCTTAAcgattttaatatttcatttctctATCCCAGAGTAAGATAGAAGCCTTGTTTACTTGGAATGTTAGGTAAAAAAAATCTGCCTTCTGTAAGAAGAGTACCTTCTAGCCTTCCAGACTACATCTTCTTATTATCATGATGCCTACTATTCTTGCATTTTTACATGTCACAAACTTGTTCTTGGTGAGTAAGAAATATGGCCCTACTGATGTAGGACATTCGTCAATGATGTCAAATACATTTTTAATACACAGTCCAAATGAAGTGCATGTCTGAGATTTGACTCTACTACACTGAAAGCATGTTAATAAATCCAACCAGACTTTTCGAACTCTAACCATCTGTTACTGGTGAGTGCAGTGGaatattcactttatttacAGGTATGCTGGGTAGATGCAATAAGTAGGCAGGGGAATTAAACTGTTCGAAGGTCCTTTGCCTTTTATGGTCCCTTAGTTTTGGTTAAAATTAGCCTGGGTCACGCTTATGGTAGCCAAGAAAATCCCTTGCCAACGGCCCCCGAGTCCCCTGCCCTGTAAAAGGGTGACTGGAACCTTGTATGTGCTCATTACACAAAAGGAGTATTTGCTATTTGATTAGAATTCATTTTAAGCCTTATTCTAGGCCTCCAATAAACATATATCAGGGTTCTTAACAGGgcgcaggaaaaaaaattatgattgaTTTGGGGGGCAATAAATTGCATGGGAAAAGCAAGAATTGTGCGTGTTTGCTCTACATtcatcaaaaacaaaataggTTTAAGGAATACGTAACAAGTCTCAGTATAATGTTAAGCCCACTCTTGAAAATGATGCAATTACTGGTGTTCTTCACCATggcaataaaataaatgtttttaaaaatatttgtttcacACATCAATTAATCATCAATTACTTCATAACCTATCATGTTTGTATCAATGTGAAGTTTTTTTCACTGGGAATTACACTTGATAGACATGAACACTTTGATTTACAAAGcttgttgtttctttgtttaAGTTGAATTGTGGAACCTAAACAATGTATCTAACATTCAATAGTTTTTGGTGCTAGACTTTCAGCCTTTGCATCcccagaaaacaaaaatgctttagGAAACCATCTGACAAAGCATTGCAAACAATTTACAAAATATATGTCGTTTATTGAATCTACATAACCAACTGATACCCAGGATCAAACAGAGCTACAAAGAAAGCCTTGTAGTTCAATGCTTTTTACCACTGTTTGTGGAAGTTGTTCATTTTTGGAAATGAATGGCATGAAAAGAGTTTGAAAGGTACCAAACATCTTGTTGTTATGAACTGTAAAACTAAGCACCTTACTCAGTATTGTGTGAATTGTGTTAATTTTTGAGAGATTGAGAGGATTTGGTCAAATTGTGCAGTCCCACACCCATACAGTCTGTCAAAAATCTGTACTTTTTCTTTCCCAGATAGATAAATATAGGCTGGTACTATTCCCACACATTCTAAACTAAAACAGCTGAAACCAAATACTACTCACTTCTTTTCCTGCGAGAGATCGTGCCACTTCCTTGGCTTTCCTTATTTCTTCATTGATGTCATCTGTGGGCCCACCTGACCCATTGTCATTGGCCACATTATCATCAGCAGCAGTACTGTCTGGCTCTGTTTGCTGTTGATCTCCTTGATACCTTTGTAAGCTTGCTTGAAGTCGTTCCTGTTCCAGCTTAGGAATTATACAACAGGAAAATGTAACTGTTAGTACATTTGTTCAATTTAGAGCTAAATTCTCACTTATagctttttaaattcttttacaCCAAAATGATTGcaggcgacaagaggagcccacaATCCTAATCTTTAGGTTGTTATTATGCATGTGTTGCATGTATGTAACCAGCatttgtttggacttccactaagaatgtatGAAATGCACAGAATGCACCTTGATCATGCGCATTTGCACCTTCTGTCACTAATAATATGATCACACATGTTTTGACAATCAGTCACGTTAAACTTTACACAAAGCACAGTGCTGGACTAAAAGCATTTTGACCTTCAATCATTGTTGCCTGCACtctgtaacctttggttattactagtcaTATTTGTGGTAAAATTTGTTGGCTACGATTGAGGATGCTAACTTCTTTATTGCTTTGAACAGCATAAAGAAAAAATCATAGCAACCAATTGAAAGGGCTTATGTCATAAGGATAttactgttttaggtcaataTTCTGTGTTGAAGTTGTTAGTGATGTTTCTCCTTTGTGGAGGAGATTTTTGATCACCTGCTAGGCAACTAAAAAGATCATGCTTCACCGATGGGACATATTATGGTATTCATTATTTGACTGGCCAGAATCGGGGTTTGTCGGCgctaaaaaatatttggctGGTCATCATGACCGGCGACCTGCTTTCTGTTATTTTCAGCCCTAGAGCACTAaccatgataatttttttgatGTCACCTGGTGGGGAAACCTGTGGTGACATCACAAAGCATTGACTGCTTTCTCATGCTAATAAATCAGTTAcacgtatttatttttcaatttcgcACCAACCTTTCTCTGCTTgatctcttctttctttttctccagtAGAGATGATGGTATGCCTCCAATGTTCTCCTGAGCACTTAGAAGAAGGGTCCATAACTCTTTCATAAATTCTCGTGCATTCTTAGCTTGCAGAAAACCAGTTATATTGATTTGCATAAACTTGGGATCAGGACtctgaaatgaaaaattgttttaaaagaataaCGTTtgattgtaatttgttttctcgCAAAGCCCTTGGGAATTCTTAAGAACTTGTTTAAAGGTGGCTGTGGGTTCGAGATTGAATAGGAATTGGAAgttttggtttttgaggagagtgGAAAACCAGAGAACCCACAGAAAGGagtgaacaaacaacaaactaaaCCAACAAATGGTGTTGCCGGGATTTGATCCTGGGCCAAATTGGTGGAAGGAGAATGCTTTCATGACTGTGCCACCCTTCTCCCAAAAATAATGTAAAGAGAGTTAAAATATTTGAACTGACACTAATCCTTGTGTAAATAAGGCAAGTTAACCTGTGGTGAAGACCAGCACAGGACAACAAACACAAGGCTTTCACACACTTTAATTAAGAGGTGGGGGCACTGACAGAGGATTCACCtatgattagaataaacttaAAACGGCAAAAcatgataatttttcttttggtctGTACTGGCTACAGCTTGTTCTTACCTTTTCAGATTCCAGCATGTTTAAAACATACTGCATAACGACATCATCCTCAAATCCAAGAATTTCTATGAGTTTCTTTGTTATCCATGGTTTTACAACATCCAAGTTAACCTTCTCCATGTCCACCTAATGCAAAAAAGGACAGATTAGACTGCTGTTTATCAACATTTGTTTTACACCACTTGTACAAAACTGTCTTAAGGTAAAACAAATTCAACTACAAGTCTGTAGTATCTACATTATTTTATCTTAATAATGTAGTTTGCAGTCTGCTCAATTCTGAAACATAGATTGTGTGAGCCATACACTGTGATATCTCTTGCCCTTATTTATATGTTCAATTAAAACTGATGTGTAAGCAAGGAAAGCATTTTCTCTCTTTCCCTTTTGCTTGCCAACTTTCACGCAATAACTTGTTTGGAAATGCTTGCAAATTATGCAGGCTATCTAACTTTTAAAGTTAAATATTTTTCTGCCTTGTTTTTCTAAAACCCATCATGACTAAAAAGCTATGATAGCACTTCTGTTACAGTCCTTACAATATGACCCTGTTTTCTGTACATGATATCAGACACCAAGCTTTCAACAAGctgaacctaatacattgaattttAAACTCCATTAAAAGTTCAGTGTCTTAATCCATGCCATTAGGATGGAACAGCTGACCTGTTCTTCCTGCCTAGCCCGGCCAAGAGTTTCGACATTGGAGCAAGTTTGGAATGGCTTTGATGAAGACTCCCAACTTTCAGGTGCCTAACCCTAACgcatcaaatcaaatcaattttatttaagctcGATAGAGTGAGGAGTGGTTGCCCAATCTCCTGAGCCAGGGGCTCATGTATTAAACGCTCGAGCATtccggatcgaattggaatttagaaatgttggtttttgtggagaggggaaaaccggagtacccggagaaaaacctctcggagcataAACCATTACAACATGTATtgcaagcagtttgaccgaaatgagcatttttctccttttaaagTTAATTCGGCTGGAATTAAAATCGGCGTCTGAATTAATTCAGCGGTcaaaataatttgggtcggtctTAATTAGAATTAGGTtaggttcatgaaaagttcggtgtCTAAACCGGGCCTGAACTGCAACGAATTCGAAGAACTGTGAGAGAAAAATTTCCATCTCCAGAAGTCATGCCGCGAAAATCAAAACTTACACGTGGAATATACGAAAACAACGTATTATTGCAATGTCTTAACCAAATACACTGCCTTGAAGAGATCAGTGAAAGTTTCAGTCAATACGATGCCAGACTTTTCAGACTGAAGAAAGTATTATAGTCTGTAATTTGATTCAATTAACTTTCACAAGGGCACATGTCTCATGTTGTTGCTATGTCTGACTTATAACCTGGCAAATTAAATTCAACACAAGTATGAAAAAACTTGTAGGTTACGCCAGAACAAAAACAAGGTTATAACGCGGAAATCAAAGGAATAGATGAATCATGAGCCAACCTTTTTGTTCAGGACTTCATCAAAACGCATAGATTTCAACAGCTTCTTTTGCTTATCAAGGAACCGGTTGTCTTGTTCCGCACTTGTGCCCTGTGGAGAAAGTTTTTAAGTTGTCAGAAGAAGAAACCTGACTTTAGGAAAAGAGAAGATAAATCTAAAACGCGCAGCAAAATTTTCTTACCCTAAAAAACCCagcgtccgccatcttgaaagccGCTTGGTCTGGTCACATGGTTCTGCCGTTCTCTAAATtgacaaccaatcagaaagcatcATCAGTGTGAGGCTTTCTAACATGTGGAAGGCAAGATGGCGGACGAATTGAGGGAAGGCCTTGAGGAGCGTCTTGCGGGTCATTCAGCTTATTTCAACACTTTGATCGAATTGATACCGGTGAAACATTACTTGCCTGTTGACGAAGAAGAATTAGCAAGTAAATTTTTTAAGAATCGCCAACAGAAAGCTCCGAAACAAGTCATCAAAGAAGCTTCTAGGAAGGCAAAACGATTGAGGCTCGACCCAAATCAGCACAAAACAGTTCATGAAATTCAAAAGGAGactgaggaaaaagaaaaatcgaaaAACTTTGGTGATGAAGAGGAAGGCAGTGGTATCGAGAGGACTGGTTTTAgtgttgaaaaagtcgaaagtGGCAATCTGGATGAGTTAAGGTCTCGTCTTCATGCCAGGATTAAAGACtttcaaagaaaacgaaaagcaTTCGACGGAAAAGAAGAGCATAAGAATGCAGGGACGAAGAAATCTAAAAGCGAAGTCAAAGcgaaaaataaacagaaaattgCTTCTGCGCAAAAGAACGTAAAACCCCCCAAGAAACAGGACTCATCGCCTGCTAAGACTATATTGAACGACAGCGGTGAAGTTGTTTTTAGCAAGTTTGATTTCATGGAAGTAAAGAAGGAACCGAGACATGGGACTAAAGCGAAAAACTACTCGAAACTTCTCGCAAAAGCTGAAGCACACAAGAAAAAGCTGGAAACGCTTAAGACAGAAGATGCAGAAAAAGCTATGAAAATGAAGGAGGAGCATTCATGGAAACATGCAATGGAAAAAGCAGAAGGGGTGAAACAATTTGATGATCCTAAATTGTTGAAGAAAGCTatgaaaaagagagagaaggaAAAAGCAAGGAGTAAAAAGCAGTGGAAAGATAGGACAGACTATCAAAAGAAACAGACTGAAGAAAAGCAGAAACTAAGAAAGAAACACATCCAGGAAAGGATTGAagcaaaaaaggcaaagaaagctggcaaaggaaagaaaaagcaCAGACCTGGATTTTAGTCACTATGGTATCCATCATAATTACTCATTTATGTTTATTCTTTTTGTGAATCAAGGCAATGCTTTGTCTGAAgcaatt from Porites lutea chromosome 1, jaPorLute2.1, whole genome shotgun sequence encodes the following:
- the LOC140921843 gene encoding surfeit locus protein 6 homolog, which gives rise to MADELREGLEERLAGHSAYFNTLIELIPVKHYLPVDEEELASKFFKNRQQKAPKQVIKEASRKAKRLRLDPNQHKTVHEIQKETEEKEKSKNFGDEEEGSGIERTGFSVEKVESGNLDELRSRLHARIKDFQRKRKAFDGKEEHKNAGTKKSKSEVKAKNKQKIASAQKNVKPPKKQDSSPAKTILNDSGEVVFSKFDFMEVKKEPRHGTKAKNYSKLLAKAEAHKKKLETLKTEDAEKAMKMKEEHSWKHAMEKAEGVKQFDDPKLLKKAMKKREKEKARSKKQWKDRTDYQKKQTEEKQKLRKKHIQERIEAKKAKKAGKGKKKHRPGF